A window of Verrucomicrobiia bacterium contains these coding sequences:
- a CDS encoding DUF488 domain-containing protein, with the protein MNKTKASASSRPSRATKTSPVILTVGHSTHSMEEFVRLLQAHGVTRVADVRTIPRSRHNPQFNGDSMPESLKEAGIGYIHLPGLGGLRRANRASFNTGWRNGSFRGFADYMQTTEFKVALQELIKLAKQGQIALMCAEAVPWRCHRSLIADALLVRGFHAEHIMNTKNRKPHTLTPFAKVRGMGLTYPSDA; encoded by the coding sequence ATGAACAAAACAAAGGCCAGCGCCTCTAGCAGGCCATCAAGAGCAACGAAAACCTCGCCGGTCATTCTGACAGTCGGGCATTCAACTCACTCGATGGAGGAATTCGTGCGCCTGCTACAGGCGCATGGCGTAACACGGGTCGCGGATGTGCGCACCATCCCGCGCTCACGGCACAATCCCCAGTTCAATGGGGATTCAATGCCTGAATCTCTGAAGGAGGCTGGCATAGGCTATATCCATCTGCCTGGCCTGGGCGGATTGCGGCGCGCCAATCGCGCCTCGTTTAATACGGGTTGGCGCAACGGCTCCTTCCGCGGCTTTGCCGATTACATGCAAACTACGGAATTCAAAGTTGCCCTCCAAGAACTGATCAAGCTGGCCAAGCAGGGTCAAATTGCGCTGATGTGCGCTGAAGCGGTGCCTTGGCGGTGCCATCGTTCGCTCATTGCGGATGCGCTGCTGGTGAGGGGCTTCCACGCCGAACACATCATGAACACCAAAAATCGCAAGCCCCACACCTTAACGCCCTTTGCCAAAGTCCGGGGCATGGGTCTCACTTATCCATCAGATGCTTGA
- a CDS encoding LysR family transcriptional regulator: MKIPLDSRHLRTFCLLVRTGSFTQAARELHVTQSGVSYSIKALENDIGCRLLDRLGKKVVPTQAGEQLLQHATRILNEMDTARESIARLGKWGHGRLRLGASTTACQHLIPPVLREFKESFPDHAISLEPGDTPELVAALLGHRVDLALSLEVDREPKLKFHPLFTDDLQFIVAPFHPWAKAGRIERSAIPRQNYILYSKRSVTFRLIADYFRRDQMELNTVIEVGSMEATKELVKLGLGVSILAPWITQKEIDQGLLVALPLSRRKLQRNWGILHWRGKQLNLAEETFIGMCQSFCAELRNFGKLN, encoded by the coding sequence GTGAAAATCCCCCTCGACAGCCGTCACCTGCGCACCTTCTGCTTGTTGGTGCGAACGGGCAGTTTTACGCAAGCGGCGCGCGAACTGCACGTGACCCAATCAGGGGTGAGTTACTCAATCAAGGCGCTGGAAAACGATATCGGCTGTCGTCTTTTAGACAGGCTGGGCAAAAAAGTGGTTCCGACCCAGGCGGGTGAACAATTATTGCAGCACGCCACTCGGATTCTAAACGAGATGGATACGGCGCGCGAATCCATAGCGCGCCTGGGCAAATGGGGGCACGGGCGGTTGCGACTTGGCGCCAGCACCACCGCTTGCCAGCATCTCATTCCACCGGTCTTGCGGGAATTCAAGGAGAGCTTCCCCGATCACGCCATCAGCCTGGAGCCGGGAGACACGCCCGAACTGGTGGCAGCGCTGCTGGGGCACCGGGTCGATCTGGCGCTCTCGCTCGAGGTCGATAGGGAGCCAAAACTCAAATTCCATCCACTGTTCACGGACGATTTGCAGTTTATCGTCGCGCCGTTCCATCCTTGGGCCAAGGCCGGCCGGATCGAACGGTCGGCCATTCCGCGGCAGAATTATATTCTTTACAGCAAGCGAAGCGTCACCTTTCGGTTGATTGCGGATTATTTTCGCCGCGATCAGATGGAGCTCAACACCGTGATCGAAGTCGGCAGCATGGAAGCAACCAAAGAGTTGGTGAAGCTGGGGCTGGGCGTGAGCATTCTTGCGCCGTGGATCACGCAAAAGGAAATCGATCAAGGTTTGCTGGTAGCCCTGCCGCTCAGCCGGCGCAAACTGCAACGCAATTGGGGCATCCTTCACTGGCGGGGCAAACAATTGAATCTGGCCGAGGAAACATTCATCGGCATGTGCCAGTCCTTCTGCGCCGAATTGCGCAACTTTGGCAAGCTGAACTGA
- a CDS encoding CmpA/NrtA family ABC transporter substrate-binding protein, with the protein MAKEIHLEINKRPTSEKKVAPQSELRVGFVPLTDCAPLVMAQALGLFHKYGLQVRLRRELGWATIRDKIIQGELEAAHALAAMPLAVTLGLGSIRCDCLTGLVLNLHGNAITLSRDLWQRGVRDVNTLRDEIARSHRERTLTFGAVFSFSSHRHLLRKWLSGAGINPDRNVRIVIVPPPQMAANLQSGNLDGFCVGEPWNSAAVQMRAGWCAAVSAELDPGHPEKVLMVRREFAEKREEEHLALLAALLDACEYCAAPENHEEIITTLARPEYVDAPAALLRRSLSGPFDLGSGAARAVRNFCVFHGPGVNEPTQNKAAWAFELVRASGLCPNPSALHFDITHRVYRPQIFSQAQQFQKNHQHDSIESTNPYTNA; encoded by the coding sequence GTGGCAAAGGAAATCCACCTCGAGATAAACAAAAGGCCGACCTCTGAAAAAAAGGTTGCGCCGCAAAGTGAATTGCGGGTGGGCTTCGTGCCGCTGACCGATTGCGCGCCGCTGGTCATGGCCCAAGCTTTGGGTTTATTCCACAAATACGGGCTGCAGGTCCGCCTGCGCCGCGAATTGGGCTGGGCCACCATTCGCGACAAAATCATCCAAGGCGAACTGGAAGCCGCGCACGCGCTGGCCGCCATGCCGCTGGCTGTCACACTCGGACTCGGCTCGATTCGCTGTGATTGCCTGACCGGCTTGGTGCTCAATCTCCACGGCAACGCCATCACGCTTTCCCGGGATTTGTGGCAGCGAGGCGTGCGGGACGTGAACACCTTGCGCGATGAAATCGCCCGGTCGCACCGTGAACGAACGCTCACTTTTGGCGCGGTGTTTTCGTTTTCGTCGCATCGCCACCTGCTGCGCAAGTGGCTTTCCGGCGCGGGCATCAACCCGGACCGCAACGTGCGCATCGTCATCGTCCCGCCGCCACAAATGGCAGCCAACCTGCAGTCGGGAAATTTGGACGGCTTTTGCGTGGGCGAACCGTGGAACTCGGCGGCAGTGCAAATGCGGGCCGGTTGGTGCGCGGCGGTGAGCGCCGAGCTTGATCCCGGTCACCCGGAAAAGGTTTTGATGGTGCGGCGAGAATTTGCCGAAAAGCGCGAAGAGGAACACCTGGCGCTGCTGGCCGCGTTGCTTGATGCCTGTGAATATTGCGCCGCGCCCGAGAACCACGAAGAAATCATCACGACTCTGGCGCGTCCCGAGTATGTGGATGCACCGGCGGCCCTATTGCGCCGCAGCCTGAGCGGCCCATTTGATTTGGGAAGTGGCGCCGCGCGCGCCGTCCGGAATTTTTGCGTTTTCCACGGTCCCGGCGTCAACGAACCGACTCAAAACAAAGCAGCCTGGGCATTCGAGTTGGTGCGCGCCAGCGGTCTCTGTCCCAACCCGTCTGCCCTCCATTTTGACATCACCCACCGGGTTTATCGCCCGCAGATTTTTTCCCAAGCGCAACAATTCCAAAAGAATCATCAACATGACTCCATCGAATCAACAAACCCTTACACCAACGCTTGA
- a CDS encoding nitrate/nitrite transporter, with amino-acid sequence MTPSNQQTLTPTLEFTARQSPVDSRKDEAFWQAGHWPTLLAAFLYFDFSFMAWTLLGPLGAQIGESLHLSVEQKGLMVAVPILSGALLRIALGLAVDHFGAKITGIAAQILVIAGLLYAWLVGLEHFQATLLVGMMLGFAGASFAVALPQAGRWYPPRLQGVVMGLAGAGNIGTVIDALLAPRIAAAYGWRVVFGLMLIPAVFVLLVYALVSKEAPGQVQRKKLADYLALLKEKDAHWFCFYYTVSFGGFVGLASSYVLYFKGEFHLTAVHAGDLAALCTAVGALARPLGGALADRMGGIRALYRFYALAGCALLTAAFGSRLYFNLIALCIASGALGMANGSVFQLLPQRFGKELGVMTGLVGCGGGVGGFYLASSLGFSKGLTGSYLTGFMIFSGLCFAALAGLGLVKSRWRATWGALAQARV; translated from the coding sequence ATGACTCCATCGAATCAACAAACCCTTACACCAACGCTTGAGTTCACAGCGCGACAGTCGCCTGTGGACTCCCGCAAAGATGAGGCCTTTTGGCAGGCTGGCCATTGGCCGACCCTGCTGGCCGCCTTTCTATACTTTGACTTCTCCTTCATGGCATGGACGCTCCTTGGTCCGCTCGGCGCGCAGATTGGAGAATCGCTTCATCTTTCCGTGGAACAAAAGGGCCTGATGGTTGCCGTTCCCATCTTGTCCGGCGCGTTGCTACGGATTGCCCTTGGTTTGGCGGTGGACCACTTCGGGGCGAAGATCACAGGCATCGCCGCTCAAATACTCGTCATCGCCGGCTTGCTTTATGCCTGGCTTGTCGGCTTGGAGCATTTCCAGGCAACCCTGTTGGTCGGCATGATGCTGGGCTTTGCGGGGGCGAGCTTCGCCGTGGCTCTCCCGCAGGCTGGACGCTGGTATCCACCCCGCTTGCAAGGAGTCGTAATGGGTCTGGCCGGGGCTGGCAACATCGGCACGGTCATTGACGCCCTCCTCGCCCCTCGCATCGCTGCCGCGTATGGCTGGCGCGTCGTCTTCGGTCTGATGCTCATACCGGCGGTCTTTGTCCTTCTGGTTTATGCGCTAGTCTCCAAAGAGGCCCCGGGGCAAGTGCAACGGAAGAAACTCGCCGATTACCTCGCGTTGTTGAAGGAAAAGGACGCGCATTGGTTTTGCTTTTACTACACCGTCTCCTTCGGCGGCTTTGTTGGGTTAGCCAGTTCCTACGTGCTCTATTTCAAAGGTGAATTCCACTTGACCGCCGTCCACGCTGGCGACTTGGCCGCTCTTTGCACCGCCGTCGGCGCGCTGGCGCGGCCACTCGGCGGCGCGCTGGCTGATCGCATGGGCGGTATCCGCGCGCTCTACCGCTTCTACGCCCTGGCCGGGTGCGCGCTCCTCACGGCGGCCTTTGGCTCGCGTCTCTATTTCAATCTCATCGCGCTTTGCATCGCTTCCGGCGCGCTCGGCATGGCGAACGGCTCCGTTTTTCAACTCCTGCCGCAGCGATTCGGCAAAGAACTCGGCGTCATGACCGGTTTGGTCGGCTGTGGCGGGGGCGTGGGCGGCTTTTATCTGGCCAGTTCGCTCGGCTTCTCCAAGGGACTGACCGGTTCCTATTTGACTGGCTTCATGATTTTTTCCGGCCTCTGTTTCGCGGCTCTAGCCGGACTTGGCTTGGTGAAAAGCCGCTGGCGCGCCACTTGGGGCGCGCTGGCGCAAGCCCGCGTCTAA
- a CDS encoding alginate export family protein → MRNIPNRAKNLTAGAALLVLAASAFAQPLPFSKAGTGQPALPPANESMEAITAVATNQNAIEKFFDGKIPDALANGNLDLDVRARVEDANESGVKAVTKASVAPTIRTRLGYTTASLYGFQAGVQGQNTSVNGSEGNYNAAGSNDKGYKPVIADPPVTDLDQAWLKFAYTNLFDVSGGRQRLNLDNQRFVGDVDWRQNIQTFDSATAHVQPIDHLDLTYDYLWDAHRVYGNVAGLPAANTDYQSDSHLINIDYSGWKCGRFVGYAYLLGLKNGAGANNSCATYGGYFAGSAPVMDKLWLDYRAEFAWQENYGDSALRYNADYANLEAGANYRPIAAGAGWEDLGSGLNTGAGGGRAAFRTPLDTGHAFNGWAEMFLTAPGAGLHDLYGYAQVTFPADIPLRLVYHKFDSDSGAGDFGQEFDLIATKKFGKHWQALLEYAYYIGADAAPPVISVAHVNMQRIWAQFEFMF, encoded by the coding sequence ATGAGAAACATACCCAACCGTGCAAAAAACCTCACCGCCGGCGCGGCTCTTCTGGTGCTGGCCGCCTCAGCCTTTGCCCAACCATTACCCTTCTCCAAAGCGGGGACCGGCCAGCCTGCGTTGCCTCCCGCGAATGAATCAATGGAAGCCATTACGGCTGTGGCGACGAACCAAAATGCCATCGAGAAATTTTTTGACGGCAAAATCCCCGATGCGCTGGCCAATGGTAATTTGGACCTGGATGTAAGGGCTCGAGTCGAAGACGCCAATGAGAGCGGGGTTAAAGCGGTGACGAAGGCGTCTGTTGCGCCAACGATTCGCACGCGGTTGGGCTACACCACTGCGTCCCTCTATGGTTTTCAGGCGGGTGTGCAAGGGCAAAACACAAGCGTCAACGGTTCGGAAGGCAATTACAACGCCGCCGGTTCCAACGACAAGGGCTACAAGCCCGTCATCGCGGACCCGCCGGTGACGGACTTGGATCAAGCGTGGTTGAAATTCGCCTATACAAATCTATTTGACGTTTCAGGCGGACGCCAGCGCCTCAACCTGGATAACCAGCGATTCGTCGGGGACGTTGATTGGCGGCAGAACATCCAGACGTTTGACTCCGCCACGGCGCATGTCCAGCCAATCGACCATCTTGACCTGACTTACGACTACCTTTGGGATGCGCATCGCGTTTATGGCAACGTAGCCGGCTTGCCTGCCGCCAATACGGACTATCAATCCGACTCGCACCTCATCAACATTGACTACTCCGGCTGGAAGTGTGGCCGATTCGTGGGCTATGCTTACCTCCTTGGTTTAAAAAATGGCGCGGGCGCGAATAATTCCTGCGCCACTTACGGCGGCTATTTTGCCGGCAGCGCCCCTGTCATGGACAAGCTTTGGCTGGATTACCGCGCTGAGTTTGCCTGGCAGGAGAATTACGGCGACAGCGCGCTCCGGTACAACGCGGACTACGCAAACCTGGAGGCCGGAGCCAATTACCGGCCTATTGCCGCCGGAGCCGGTTGGGAAGACCTTGGCAGCGGCCTGAACACAGGCGCGGGAGGAGGGCGCGCCGCGTTCCGCACCCCGCTGGACACAGGACATGCCTTCAACGGATGGGCCGAAATGTTTCTGACCGCGCCAGGGGCTGGTTTGCACGACCTCTACGGCTACGCCCAGGTTACTTTCCCGGCCGACATCCCCTTGCGCCTTGTCTATCACAAATTCGATTCCGATTCCGGCGCCGGGGACTTCGGCCAGGAATTCGACCTCATCGCGACGAAAAAGTTCGGCAAACATTGGCAGGCGCTGCTCGAATATGCCTATTACATCGGCGCCGACGCCGCTCCTCCGGTCATCTCCGTTGCCCACGTAAACATGCAACGAATCTGGGCGCAATTTGAGTTCATGTTCTGA
- the nirB gene encoding nitrite reductase large subunit NirB, with protein sequence MHPNKEKLVIVGNGMAGARVVEEILKRAPGRFEIVMFGAEPYGNYNRILLSNVLNGSQAAAQIFINPLAWYSRNGIRLHAGVKATFIDRRRKMVVGAPLKNEASAYALDAALADAAHIEEPYDHVIIATGSRPFVPPMEGFGVPGTFLFRTLDDCDQIASYAKTRKKAAVIGGGLLGLEAARGLATHGVEVTVLEAAPQLMIAQLDPEAGLMLQRTIEGMGIKVRCNTITTRIAASNGSITHLEFKDGSRLQADMVVVSAGIRPITEIASASGLTVNKGIVCDDQMRTSEPYVFAVGECVEHRGKLYGLVEPIWDQAKTLADVITGFNPQAGYLGSKLGTKLKVMGVELASMGETKASLPDDEVVVYREPSRGVYKKLIVRENKLAGAILLGETDMAGVLMQMFVSGAAVSARRADLLFGSSTGAPVLSVFDLPDHAQICNCNGVSKGQIKEAIIIGKCHSVSRIGGCTKAGLGCGSCKTLIAQLLEAYGGDEGEDPSEHYYVPGVPLEKSQLVAEIKARGLKSVSAVFREMAGGKEDPSSKVGLASLLKTLWPGEYDDERDARFINDRVHANIQKDATYSVIPRIYGGVTSPAELRRIAEVAEKYNVPMVKFTGGQRLDLLGIKKEDLPKIWNDLGIPSGHAYTKAFRTCKSCVGTDFCRYGVGDSIALAQKIERRYQGVESPHKMKLATAGCPRNCSEAYVKDLGAVAIEGGLWEIYVGGAAGGTVRKGDLLCTVKTHDEVLLYMGRFMQYYREHGKYLERSYGFVQRLGIEFLRSVLVEDSENICAHLDAEIQKAVDAYKDPWKEARNPAYPGQFSGPELGHVMATAENNG encoded by the coding sequence ATGCACCCCAACAAAGAAAAACTCGTAATCGTCGGAAATGGCATGGCGGGCGCCCGCGTGGTCGAAGAAATATTGAAACGCGCGCCGGGCCGGTTCGAGATCGTTATGTTCGGAGCCGAGCCTTACGGCAATTACAACCGCATTCTGTTGAGCAACGTGCTCAATGGCAGCCAGGCCGCTGCGCAGATTTTCATCAACCCGCTGGCTTGGTACTCTCGCAACGGCATTCGTCTTCATGCCGGCGTAAAAGCCACCTTCATTGACCGCCGCCGCAAAATGGTCGTCGGCGCGCCCCTGAAAAACGAGGCATCCGCCTACGCCTTGGACGCGGCTTTGGCGGATGCGGCGCACATTGAGGAGCCTTACGATCATGTCATCATCGCCACCGGTTCGCGGCCTTTTGTGCCGCCCATGGAAGGTTTTGGCGTACCGGGCACTTTCCTGTTCCGCACTCTGGATGACTGCGATCAGATTGCCAGCTACGCGAAAACCCGGAAAAAAGCGGCGGTCATTGGCGGGGGCTTGCTCGGTTTGGAAGCCGCGCGCGGCCTCGCAACGCACGGCGTCGAAGTCACTGTTTTGGAAGCCGCGCCGCAATTGATGATCGCCCAGCTTGATCCCGAAGCCGGACTGATGCTCCAGCGAACCATCGAAGGCATGGGGATCAAGGTGCGATGCAATACGATCACGACAAGGATCGCCGCCAGCAACGGTTCAATTACTCACTTGGAATTCAAAGACGGTTCCCGGCTCCAAGCCGATATGGTCGTGGTCAGCGCCGGCATCCGACCCATCACGGAAATCGCCAGCGCAAGCGGTTTGACGGTCAACAAAGGCATCGTCTGCGACGATCAAATGCGTACCAGCGAGCCTTATGTTTTCGCGGTCGGCGAGTGCGTGGAACATCGCGGCAAACTTTATGGATTGGTCGAGCCAATTTGGGACCAAGCCAAAACCCTGGCCGATGTCATCACCGGTTTCAATCCGCAGGCGGGTTATCTTGGCTCCAAACTCGGAACCAAACTCAAGGTCATGGGAGTGGAACTCGCCTCGATGGGCGAGACCAAGGCTTCCCTGCCTGATGACGAAGTGGTTGTTTATCGCGAGCCTTCACGGGGGGTCTATAAGAAGCTGATCGTTCGCGAGAACAAGCTGGCCGGGGCCATCCTTTTGGGGGAAACCGACATGGCGGGCGTCCTGATGCAAATGTTTGTGTCCGGCGCGGCCGTTTCGGCGCGGCGGGCCGATTTGCTTTTTGGCAGTTCCACGGGCGCGCCGGTCTTGAGCGTGTTCGACCTTCCCGATCACGCGCAAATCTGCAATTGCAACGGAGTCAGCAAAGGCCAGATCAAGGAAGCCATTATCATCGGCAAGTGTCACTCCGTCTCCAGAATTGGCGGATGCACCAAGGCCGGCCTGGGCTGCGGTTCGTGCAAGACATTGATTGCGCAATTGCTTGAGGCCTACGGTGGAGACGAGGGCGAAGACCCCAGCGAGCACTATTATGTGCCGGGTGTCCCGCTGGAAAAATCCCAACTCGTCGCCGAAATTAAAGCGCGCGGCCTCAAATCCGTCAGCGCCGTTTTTCGGGAAATGGCCGGCGGAAAGGAAGACCCCTCGAGCAAGGTTGGCCTGGCATCCCTTCTCAAGACGTTGTGGCCCGGCGAATATGACGACGAACGTGATGCCCGATTCATCAATGACCGGGTCCACGCCAACATCCAAAAGGACGCCACGTATTCAGTCATTCCACGCATCTACGGCGGCGTCACTTCGCCCGCTGAACTGCGTCGCATTGCCGAAGTCGCCGAGAAATACAACGTCCCGATGGTCAAATTTACAGGGGGGCAACGGCTGGACCTGCTCGGCATAAAAAAGGAGGACCTGCCGAAAATCTGGAACGACCTCGGAATTCCCAGCGGGCACGCTTATACAAAAGCATTCCGCACCTGCAAAAGCTGCGTTGGCACGGACTTTTGCCGCTACGGCGTGGGCGATTCCATCGCGCTGGCGCAAAAGATCGAGCGCCGTTACCAGGGAGTCGAATCACCGCATAAGATGAAGCTGGCCACGGCGGGCTGCCCGCGCAACTGCTCCGAGGCTTACGTCAAGGACCTCGGCGCCGTCGCCATCGAGGGCGGCCTGTGGGAAATATATGTCGGCGGGGCGGCGGGTGGAACCGTGCGCAAAGGCGACCTTCTGTGCACGGTAAAGACCCATGACGAAGTCCTTCTCTATATGGGCCGCTTCATGCAGTACTACCGCGAACACGGCAAGTACCTCGAACGCAGCTATGGCTTTGTCCAGCGGCTTGGCATCGAATTCCTGCGCAGCGTTCTCGTCGAGGACAGCGAAAACATCTGCGCCCATCTTGACGCTGAGATTCAAAAAGCAGTGGACGCTTATAAGGACCCGTGGAAGGAAGCCAGGAACCCCGCCTACCCGGGGCAATTCAGCGGACCGGAGTTGGGGCATGTCATGGCGACGGCGGAAAACAACGGCTGA
- a CDS encoding nitrite reductase (NAD(P)H) small subunit → MNAISQIVNLGSIEKIPLGQGRCYIVEGEEVAVFRQRDGRLFATRNRCPHRQGPLSEGVCGGGKVICPLHAHKFDLATGQGAEPGERIKVFHVTETNGDVILQEC, encoded by the coding sequence ATGAACGCAATTTCACAAATCGTCAACCTGGGTAGCATCGAAAAAATTCCGCTTGGCCAGGGCCGTTGTTACATTGTGGAAGGTGAAGAAGTCGCCGTCTTCCGGCAACGGGACGGACGGCTCTTTGCCACGCGGAACCGCTGTCCGCACCGACAAGGTCCGCTCTCCGAAGGCGTCTGTGGCGGGGGCAAAGTCATCTGTCCGCTTCATGCCCACAAATTCGACCTCGCAACCGGCCAAGGCGCCGAGCCGGGTGAGCGCATCAAGGTTTTCCATGTCACCGAAACCAACGGCGATGTGATTCTCCAAGAATGCTAA
- a CDS encoding DmsC/YnfH family molybdoenzyme membrane anchor subunit → MLTTEQPETLVEALLAEQRRLTAVEKFCQHHQRHQAPLLEIHYRDLIPLSAPRPGEQYGFEVDLDKCSGCKACVSACHSLNGLDDGETWRKVGALFGERLEPALHGGNRIVPIQQTVTTACHHCVEPACLEGCPVMAYDKDPVTGIVRHLSDQCIGCSYCVMKCPYEVPKFSAKRGIVRKCDMCHDRLAVGEAPACVQACPSEAIRITLAQKEAVRTQLSASQEVWLHDSPQPGYTLPTTRYLSSKPDADLRAADYSTPRPAPAHWPLILMLVLTQAGIGGVVISSPNGDSGQRILSFSLFIAGLVVSIFHLGQPTKAWRVWLGWRTSWLSREAIALAAFGGIAGLVLLARVPLSFAIILGSIALITQTMVYADTRRRFWRLASTLPRFLGTALILGLALKLCFAPGAGTEIALLLVTLFKLAIEVSVLKHTDTDRDRWTELRRTAALQGGRLRPILGARLFCALSGGSFIPFGLCVGAMAPALATLACTLCFAGELMERYLFFTSVAPDKMPGDT, encoded by the coding sequence ATGCTAACTACTGAACAGCCGGAAACACTGGTGGAAGCGTTGCTGGCCGAACAGCGGAGGCTGACCGCTGTGGAAAAATTCTGCCAGCATCATCAACGCCATCAAGCACCCTTGCTGGAGATACATTATCGCGACCTTATCCCTCTCAGCGCTCCGCGCCCCGGCGAGCAATACGGCTTTGAAGTGGACCTCGACAAATGTTCCGGCTGCAAGGCCTGCGTGAGCGCGTGCCATTCATTAAATGGACTCGACGATGGCGAAACTTGGCGGAAGGTCGGCGCGCTTTTTGGCGAGCGACTTGAGCCGGCCCTGCACGGCGGCAATCGTATCGTCCCGATCCAGCAGACCGTTACCACAGCCTGTCATCACTGTGTTGAACCTGCCTGTTTGGAGGGTTGTCCGGTCATGGCCTATGACAAAGACCCCGTCACCGGCATCGTTCGTCATCTGAGCGACCAGTGCATCGGTTGCAGCTACTGCGTGATGAAGTGTCCGTACGAAGTGCCCAAATTTTCGGCCAAACGCGGCATCGTGCGCAAATGCGACATGTGTCATGATCGCCTCGCGGTCGGCGAAGCGCCCGCCTGTGTGCAAGCTTGTCCAAGTGAGGCCATTCGCATCACCCTCGCTCAAAAAGAGGCGGTGAGAACGCAACTCTCCGCCAGCCAGGAGGTCTGGCTTCACGATTCTCCACAACCCGGTTATACACTTCCGACCACACGATACTTGTCCAGCAAGCCGGACGCGGACCTCCGCGCCGCCGATTATTCGACTCCCCGGCCCGCGCCCGCCCATTGGCCGCTGATTCTGATGCTGGTCCTCACTCAAGCGGGCATTGGCGGAGTGGTCATTTCGTCCCCGAATGGCGATTCCGGGCAACGTATTCTCTCGTTTTCACTTTTCATCGCCGGCCTTGTGGTCAGCATCTTTCATCTGGGCCAACCCACAAAAGCCTGGCGTGTCTGGCTTGGATGGCGGACGAGTTGGTTGAGCCGGGAAGCTATTGCGCTTGCTGCCTTCGGCGGCATCGCTGGTTTGGTTTTGTTGGCGCGCGTTCCACTTTCTTTTGCCATCATACTCGGTTCCATCGCGTTAATAACCCAAACTATGGTCTATGCCGACACCCGCCGCCGTTTCTGGCGGCTCGCTTCGACGCTCCCTCGTTTTTTGGGCACAGCTCTCATCCTCGGGCTGGCGTTGAAACTTTGCTTTGCGCCGGGCGCCGGGACCGAAATCGCGCTTCTGTTGGTCACACTCTTCAAACTGGCCATCGAAGTCTCTGTCCTCAAACACACTGATACCGACAGGGACCGCTGGACTGAACTCCGCCGTACGGCCGCGCTCCAAGGGGGCCGGCTCCGGCCGATTTTGGGCGCGCGTCTGTTTTGCGCCTTGAGTGGAGGATCGTTCATCCCATTTGGCCTTTGCGTCGGGGCCATGGCGCCGGCCTTGGCCACACTGGCCTGTACCCTCTGCTTTGCGGGAGAATTGATGGAGCGGTATTTATTCTTTACATCTGTCGCGCCCGACAAAATGCCCGGCGACACATGA